Proteins encoded together in one Atribacterota bacterium window:
- a CDS encoding sugar ABC transporter permease, giving the protein WKVNWLGVREAWWSLVLVDVWEWMPFVALILYAGMQSLPQEPYEAAIVDGASPGQVFFYLTLPLLKPMMVIALLLRSIDALKMFDVVYGLTQGGPGNATELMSLHIYRLGFRHTNWIGRASANAIILLFLSTLLTTILLRVLRKEQVGRG; this is encoded by the coding sequence TTTGGAAAGTGAACTGGCTGGGAGTACGGGAAGCATGGTGGTCTCTCGTCCTTGTGGATGTGTGGGAGTGGATGCCATTTGTGGCTTTGATCCTCTATGCCGGGATGCAATCCTTGCCCCAGGAACCTTATGAAGCGGCCATTGTGGATGGGGCGAGCCCTGGACAGGTTTTTTTCTATCTCACCCTCCCTCTTTTAAAACCCATGATGGTCATTGCCCTTCTCCTTCGCTCGATCGATGCTTTGAAAATGTTCGACGTGGTTTATGGCTTGACCCAGGGAGGACCGGGAAACGCCACTGAACTCATGAGCCTCCATATTTATCGCTTGGGATTCCGCCATACAAACTGGATCGGGAGGGCCTCCGCGAACGCTATCATCCTTCTTTTCCTCAGCACTTTGCTTACCACCATTCTCCTTCGGGTTCTGCGAAAAGAACAGGTGGGGAGAGGGTAA